A section of the Babylonia areolata isolate BAREFJ2019XMU chromosome 1, ASM4173473v1, whole genome shotgun sequence genome encodes:
- the LOC143288746 gene encoding uncharacterized protein LOC143288746 isoform X5 yields MASKTTPGPSRIPVPVRSPHAAPTISSCYAVREVSDNANVVSKHQDTKLYAAGENGVVSDAAKSPIASPPTSKGKGFETFLMTGDMIIRTTPPHQKTRGPEDSSSPSLKRKDMCDSGGRGSPKERAYSAENSPHMSAPKRMTQNVSTENSAKLVTPVARAPVASFEELSDMSQSSSSGEFMDTAKASSSESYSPGTPTLTADTSRLDAALETLGKLGSSLPGSENNSADNTLHEAPSSGDSGVLQDSNGSDSDTADTKTADDDSLQRVMTTSMSEEKIVREMSKSETGNRPLVRTSKSHENYLQTEAGLSLVPIDIDDNMAYSLDTLTYPDSNSDSSNEKVSEVIQQARSLHSSPEKAVTDTGVGGDRGDREFIPSFISLHDSKPTKLTHKLDGQDRVNGEPGSFEQVGAGFSPRNDRNHSSDNGDHDTDIMQLSMRSDDSDAESLYHQPSKGVDQPSAARLAKRLFHLEGFRKSDVSRHLCKKNDFSNLVAEEYLKFFEFRGDSLDQALRKFLHQFCLTGETQERERVLAHFSRHYMECNPGAFNSEDACHTLTCAIMLLNTDLHGQNIGRKMTCADFIENLSELNDGENFPREVLKSIYQSIKAEPIEWAVDDSIAEDPQQGEDGVSGPAPPSAATGVHLVGGNPFLDVPDPNKTVEYKKGYVMRKSCMEPGKRKTPFGKRGWRMVYTILRDLILYQYKDEHQVKKGQFVESAHNVVRIHHALATKASDYTKKQHVFRLQTADWSEYLFQTGVESNRGTKELQEWIDTINLVAATLSAPPLPSGVGSQARFQRPLMPSACTKLGIHEQLRSHEHHIAELEQEMQAHRTAAPEKGSKSTTISNYIEKENYLEYELKRFKIYVTLLQAKVMSPMELEPSLVETAIGEDDENSSLQGSPVATVHGAFVGPATVSSKPSPSKPVQRSLSDRNQSV; encoded by the exons ATGGCTAGCAAAACCACTCCCGGCCCCTCCAGAATCCCTGTCCCTGTCCGGTCTCCACATGCTGCACCCACAATTTCCAGCTGCTATGCTGTAAGGGAAGTCAGCGACAATGCCAATGTGGTGAGCAAGCATCAGGACACCAAGCTGTATGCTGCTGGTGAGAATGGAGTAGTTTCTGATGCTGCCAAGTCTCCAATTGCCTCTCCGCCAACCAGCAAAGGTAAAGGGTTTGAGACCTTCCTCATGACAGGGGACATGATCATTCGCACCACCCCTCCGCATCAGAAGACGCGGGGCCCGGAGGACTCATCATCTCCTAGCCTCAAGCGAAAGGACATGTGTGATAGTGGTGGCAGAGGTTCTCCAAAGGAGAGAGCTTACTCAGCAGAAAACTCACCACACATGTCTGCCCCAAAGCGAATGACACAGAATGTTAGCACAGAGAACAGTGCCAAGCTCGTGACTCCAGTTGCAAGGGCACCTGTGGCCAGCTTTGAAGAACTGTCTGATATGTCTCAGTCATCCTCCTCAGGGGAGTTCATGGACACTGCCAAGGCAAGCAGCAGTGAGAGCTACTCCCCTGGAACCCCAACCTTGACAGCAGACACTTCACGGCTGGATGCTGCACTAGAGACACTTGGGAAGCTGGGATCATCCTTGCCAGGCAGTGAGAACAACAGTGCTGACAACACGTTACATGAAGCCCCAAGCTCTGGGGACAGCGGTGTGCTGCAAGACAGCAACGGTTCGGACTCAGACACTGCCGACACCAAAACTGCTGATGATGATTCCCTCCAAAGAGTGATGACCACCAGCATGAGTGAGGAGAAGATAGTCCGAGAAATGTCCAAGTCAGAAACGGGCAACCGCCCACTTGTGCGCACCAGCAAGAGCCATGAGAACTATTTACAGACTGAGGCAGGTCTGTCATTGGTGCCCATTGACATTGATGACAACATGGCTTACTCACTGGACACCCTCACTTACCCGGACAGTAACTCGGACTCCTCGAATGAGAAAGTGAGTGAAGTGATCCAGCAGGCACGCAGCTTGCACAGCTCTCCAGAGAAGGCTGTGACAGACactggggtgggaggggacaggggggaccGTGAGTTCATTCCCAGTTTTATCAGCTTACACGACTCCAAACCCACTAAACTGACCCATAAACTGGATGGCCAGGATAGAGTGAACGGTGAGCCAGGCAGTTTCGAGCAAGTCGGTGCAGGTTTCAGCCCCCGGAACGACCGAAACCACAGCAGTGATAATGGTGATCATGACACTGATATCATGCAGCTCAGTATGCGCAGTGACGACTCTGATGCAGAGAGTCTCTACCATCAGCCATCCAAAGGTGTGGATCAGCCTTCAGCCGCCCGTCTCGCCAAAAGACTCTTTCATTTGGAAGGCTTTCGCAAGTCAGATGTTTCACGACATTTGTGTAAAAA GAATGACTTCAGTAACTTGGTGGCTGAAGAATACCTCAAATTCTTTGAGTTCCGGGGAGATAGTCTTGATCAAGCACTCCGGAAGTTTCTCCACCAGTTTTGCCTCACTGGGGAAACGCAGGAGCGTGAACGAGTCCTTGCTCATTTCTCTCGCCACTACATGGAATGTAATCCAGGAGCATTTAATTCTGAGG ATGCCTGTCATACTCTAACATGTGCAATAATGTTGCTGAATACAGATCTTCATGGCCAG AATATTGGGAGGAAAATGACTTGTGCTGACTTTATTGAGAATCTCTCGGAGCTGAATGATGGAGAAAACTTCCCCAGGGAAGTGCTGAAGTCCATCTACCAGTCCATCAAGGCTGAGCCCATTGAGTGGGCAGT AGATGACAGTATAGCAGAAGACCCTCAACAGGGAGAGGATGGTGTTTCAGGGCCTGCACCTCCGTCCGCAGCAACAGGGGTCCATTTAGTGGGAGGCAATCCCTTCCTCGAT GTTCCGGACCCTAACAAGACCGTGGAGTACAAGAAAGGTTATGTCATGCGCAAATCTTGTATGGAGCCAGGCAAGCGAAAAA CTCCCTTTGGGAAGCGTGGGTGGCGGATGGTGTACACCATTCTGCGTGACCTTATACTGTATCAGTATAAGGACGAGCACCAGGTGAAGAAAGGACAGTTTGTGGAGAGTGCGCACAACGTGGTTCGAATCCACCATGCCTTGGCCACCAAGGCGAGCGACTACACCAAGAAACAGCATGTCTTCCGACTGCAGACTGCTGACTGGTCCGAGTACCTGTTCCAGACAGG CGTTGAATCAAACAGGGGCACGAAGGAACTGCAAGAATGGATTGACACCATCAACCTTGTGGCAGCCaccctctccgcccctcccctgccctctggGGTTGGCTCTCAGGCACGCTTCCAGCGACCCCTCATGCCATCTGCTTGCACCAAACTTGGCATT CATGAGCAGTTACGCAGCCATGAACATCACATAGCAGAACTAGAGCAGGAGATGCAGGCACACAGAACTGCTGCTCCTGAAAAAGGGTCCAAATCTACCACTATATCCAActatattgaaaaagaaaactacCTCGAATATGAG CTGAAACGGTTCAAAATCTATGTAACTCTGCTACAAGCCAAAGTGATGTCACCCATGGAGCTGGAGCCATCGCTGGTGGAGACTGCCATTGGGGAGGATGATGAGAATTCCTCCCTGCAGGGGTCTCCTGTGGCAACGGTGCACGGGGCCTTCGTGGGGCCAGCCACTGTCAGCAGCAAACCCTCACCCAGCAAACCTGTGCAACGCAGCCTGTCAGATAG AAACCAATCAGTCTGA
- the LOC143288746 gene encoding uncharacterized protein LOC143288746 isoform X4, with protein sequence MASKTTPGPSRIPVPVRSPHAAPTISSCYAVREVSDNANVVSKHQDTKLYAAGENGVVSDAAKSPIASPPTSKGKGFETFLMTGDMIIRTTPPHQKTRGPEDSSSPSLKRKDMCDSGGRGSPKERAYSAENSPHMSAPKRMTQNVSTENSAKLVTPVARAPVASFEELSDMSQSSSSGEFMDTAKASSSESYSPGTPTLTADTSRLDAALETLGKLGSSLPGSENNSADNTLHEAPSSGDSGVLQDSNGSDSDTADTKTADDDSLQRVMTTSMSEEKIVREMSKSETGNRPLVRTSKSHENYLQTEAGLSLVPIDIDDNMAYSLDTLTYPDSNSDSSNEKVSEVIQQARSLHSSPEKAVTDTGVGGDRGDREFIPSFISLHDSKPTKLTHKLDGQDRVNGEPGSFEQVGAGFSPRNDRNHSSDNGDHDTDIMQLSMRSDDSDAESLYHQPSKGVDQPSAARLAKRLFHLEGFRKSDVSRHLCKKNDFSNLVAEEYLKFFEFRGDSLDQALRKFLHQFCLTGETQERERVLAHFSRHYMECNPGAFNSEDACHTLTCAIMLLNTDLHGQNIGRKMTCADFIENLSELNDGENFPREVLKSIYQSIKAEPIEWAVDDSIAEDPQQGEDGVSGPAPPSAATGVHLVGGNPFLDVPDPNKTVEYKKGYVMRKSCMEPGKRKTPFGKRGWRMVYTILRDLILYQYKDEHQVKKGQFVESAHNVVRIHHALATKASDYTKKQHVFRLQTADWSEYLFQTGVESNRGTKELQEWIDTINLVAATLSAPPLPSGVGSQARFQRPLMPSACTKLGIHEQLRSHEHHIAELEQEMQAHRTAAPEKGSKSTTISNYIEKENYLEYELKRFKIYVTLLQAKVMSPMELEPSLVETAIGEDDENSSLQGSPVATVHGAFVGPATVSSKPSPSKPVQRSLSDRSPPSAMELVNETTEDTYM encoded by the exons ATGGCTAGCAAAACCACTCCCGGCCCCTCCAGAATCCCTGTCCCTGTCCGGTCTCCACATGCTGCACCCACAATTTCCAGCTGCTATGCTGTAAGGGAAGTCAGCGACAATGCCAATGTGGTGAGCAAGCATCAGGACACCAAGCTGTATGCTGCTGGTGAGAATGGAGTAGTTTCTGATGCTGCCAAGTCTCCAATTGCCTCTCCGCCAACCAGCAAAGGTAAAGGGTTTGAGACCTTCCTCATGACAGGGGACATGATCATTCGCACCACCCCTCCGCATCAGAAGACGCGGGGCCCGGAGGACTCATCATCTCCTAGCCTCAAGCGAAAGGACATGTGTGATAGTGGTGGCAGAGGTTCTCCAAAGGAGAGAGCTTACTCAGCAGAAAACTCACCACACATGTCTGCCCCAAAGCGAATGACACAGAATGTTAGCACAGAGAACAGTGCCAAGCTCGTGACTCCAGTTGCAAGGGCACCTGTGGCCAGCTTTGAAGAACTGTCTGATATGTCTCAGTCATCCTCCTCAGGGGAGTTCATGGACACTGCCAAGGCAAGCAGCAGTGAGAGCTACTCCCCTGGAACCCCAACCTTGACAGCAGACACTTCACGGCTGGATGCTGCACTAGAGACACTTGGGAAGCTGGGATCATCCTTGCCAGGCAGTGAGAACAACAGTGCTGACAACACGTTACATGAAGCCCCAAGCTCTGGGGACAGCGGTGTGCTGCAAGACAGCAACGGTTCGGACTCAGACACTGCCGACACCAAAACTGCTGATGATGATTCCCTCCAAAGAGTGATGACCACCAGCATGAGTGAGGAGAAGATAGTCCGAGAAATGTCCAAGTCAGAAACGGGCAACCGCCCACTTGTGCGCACCAGCAAGAGCCATGAGAACTATTTACAGACTGAGGCAGGTCTGTCATTGGTGCCCATTGACATTGATGACAACATGGCTTACTCACTGGACACCCTCACTTACCCGGACAGTAACTCGGACTCCTCGAATGAGAAAGTGAGTGAAGTGATCCAGCAGGCACGCAGCTTGCACAGCTCTCCAGAGAAGGCTGTGACAGACactggggtgggaggggacaggggggaccGTGAGTTCATTCCCAGTTTTATCAGCTTACACGACTCCAAACCCACTAAACTGACCCATAAACTGGATGGCCAGGATAGAGTGAACGGTGAGCCAGGCAGTTTCGAGCAAGTCGGTGCAGGTTTCAGCCCCCGGAACGACCGAAACCACAGCAGTGATAATGGTGATCATGACACTGATATCATGCAGCTCAGTATGCGCAGTGACGACTCTGATGCAGAGAGTCTCTACCATCAGCCATCCAAAGGTGTGGATCAGCCTTCAGCCGCCCGTCTCGCCAAAAGACTCTTTCATTTGGAAGGCTTTCGCAAGTCAGATGTTTCACGACATTTGTGTAAAAA GAATGACTTCAGTAACTTGGTGGCTGAAGAATACCTCAAATTCTTTGAGTTCCGGGGAGATAGTCTTGATCAAGCACTCCGGAAGTTTCTCCACCAGTTTTGCCTCACTGGGGAAACGCAGGAGCGTGAACGAGTCCTTGCTCATTTCTCTCGCCACTACATGGAATGTAATCCAGGAGCATTTAATTCTGAGG ATGCCTGTCATACTCTAACATGTGCAATAATGTTGCTGAATACAGATCTTCATGGCCAG AATATTGGGAGGAAAATGACTTGTGCTGACTTTATTGAGAATCTCTCGGAGCTGAATGATGGAGAAAACTTCCCCAGGGAAGTGCTGAAGTCCATCTACCAGTCCATCAAGGCTGAGCCCATTGAGTGGGCAGT AGATGACAGTATAGCAGAAGACCCTCAACAGGGAGAGGATGGTGTTTCAGGGCCTGCACCTCCGTCCGCAGCAACAGGGGTCCATTTAGTGGGAGGCAATCCCTTCCTCGAT GTTCCGGACCCTAACAAGACCGTGGAGTACAAGAAAGGTTATGTCATGCGCAAATCTTGTATGGAGCCAGGCAAGCGAAAAA CTCCCTTTGGGAAGCGTGGGTGGCGGATGGTGTACACCATTCTGCGTGACCTTATACTGTATCAGTATAAGGACGAGCACCAGGTGAAGAAAGGACAGTTTGTGGAGAGTGCGCACAACGTGGTTCGAATCCACCATGCCTTGGCCACCAAGGCGAGCGACTACACCAAGAAACAGCATGTCTTCCGACTGCAGACTGCTGACTGGTCCGAGTACCTGTTCCAGACAGG CGTTGAATCAAACAGGGGCACGAAGGAACTGCAAGAATGGATTGACACCATCAACCTTGTGGCAGCCaccctctccgcccctcccctgccctctggGGTTGGCTCTCAGGCACGCTTCCAGCGACCCCTCATGCCATCTGCTTGCACCAAACTTGGCATT CATGAGCAGTTACGCAGCCATGAACATCACATAGCAGAACTAGAGCAGGAGATGCAGGCACACAGAACTGCTGCTCCTGAAAAAGGGTCCAAATCTACCACTATATCCAActatattgaaaaagaaaactacCTCGAATATGAG CTGAAACGGTTCAAAATCTATGTAACTCTGCTACAAGCCAAAGTGATGTCACCCATGGAGCTGGAGCCATCGCTGGTGGAGACTGCCATTGGGGAGGATGATGAGAATTCCTCCCTGCAGGGGTCTCCTGTGGCAACGGTGCACGGGGCCTTCGTGGGGCCAGCCACTGTCAGCAGCAAACCCTCACCCAGCAAACCTGTGCAACGCAGCCTGTCAGATAG GTCCCCCCCTTCAGCCATGGAGTTGGTCAATGAGACGACAGAGGACACCTATATGTGA